The Bacteroidota bacterium genome includes the window GCGAGAAGATGCCTGTCATCGAGAAGGCGTGGGCCACCGCCCTGAAGTCTCCCCCGAAAGGGTGATGCAGCGGAGGCCGCATGTGCTGATGCTCTTCCTCGACGGGGTCGGCATCGGCGCGAAGGACTCCGGGTCCAATCCATTCTTCGTAGCGCCGCTCGTGGCGTTCCGCAGGCTCCTGGGAGGAGATCTGCCCCATCTCGAAGACCCCTACCGTGAGGCCCCCGGCGTCTCAGTGGTGCCGCTGGACGCCACCCTGGGCGTGCCCGGGCTGCCCCAAAGCGGGACCGGACAGGTTGCCCTCCTCACGGGCGAGAACGCGGCGCAAACGATCGGCAGGCATTTCGGGCCCTTCCCATACTCCACGCTAAAGCCCCTCCTGGAGGACCGGAACATTTTCACCCGCCTCAAGGCCTCGGGAAAAGCCGGGTTCTATGCGAACGCCTTTCCGAAATTGTACTTCGATCATATGAAGACGCGGAACGGGCGGATGACCGCCATACCGCTTTCCTGGACAATGGCGGGTCACGCGCTCCACGACGCCGATGCTCTCGCCGAAGGAAATGCCCTGTCGGCCGACATCACCAATGCGCGGTGGCCGAAGCTCGGGTATCCCACGATGCCGCTCATCAGCTCGGTAGATGCGGGCAGGCGGCTGACCAGGATGGCGCAAACATATGATTTTGTCCTCTTCGAGTTTTACCTGACCGACCATGCGGGGCATAGCCAGTCGATGGAGGAGGGCGTTCGGGCGCTCACGATGATCGACGGCCTCCTGGGGAGCGTGATGGATACGCTCGATCCGGATTCGACTCTCCTGTTGATCACAAGCGATCACGGGAACCTGGAAGATCTCTCGACGAAGACACACACGAGGAACCCGGTACCGCTCCTCGCCGCGGGGGCCTCAAGGAAGGAATTTCTGGCGGGGATCACCGATCTGACAGGAGTAGCGCCAGCGATATTGCGCGTTCTGGGAGCGGAGTAGGGGGAACGATCCCCGTCGGAGTCGGGTTGCGGCGCGGAGCGCCGCGTTATGCGTTCCCACGCAGACAGACTGTGTGAGAACTTCCCCAAAGGGGTTTCATCAGACTTTGACGTGGGGATTTACACTTCTCCTCGTTTAGAAGATCTGCTCTGCCCGAGGATCGATGGAACAAAAAAAATGACAGACGCTCCTCACCGCACCTCCCACAAGCGTTTTGATGGCTTCCACCAGTTTCGGAAGCCCGATGATGTTCAAAACACGCTTAATATTGTAGGCAAGTACGCTGAGACTCACCTCCGCCGAGACCTTCGCCCTGCCTCGCATCAGAAA containing:
- a CDS encoding alkaline phosphatase family protein, yielding MQRRPHVLMLFLDGVGIGAKDSGSNPFFVAPLVAFRRLLGGDLPHLEDPYREAPGVSVVPLDATLGVPGLPQSGTGQVALLTGENAAQTIGRHFGPFPYSTLKPLLEDRNIFTRLKASGKAGFYANAFPKLYFDHMKTRNGRMTAIPLSWTMAGHALHDADALAEGNALSADITNARWPKLGYPTMPLISSVDAGRRLTRMAQTYDFVLFEFYLTDHAGHSQSMEEGVRALTMIDGLLGSVMDTLDPDSTLLLITSDHGNLEDLSTKTHTRNPVPLLAAGASRKEFLAGITDLTGVAPAILRVLGAE